A part of Chanos chanos chromosome 9, fChaCha1.1, whole genome shotgun sequence genomic DNA contains:
- the LOC115821406 gene encoding tumor necrosis factor receptor superfamily member 14-like codes for MKSFTAENAVFILRRYHVTAIVLFHCIPPSSTPCAIAEYEVDGECCPMCSPGQYVSKHCTEYSSTSCVECPVSTFIDKPSGRNNCMLCAICDSRNGLRIKEECISISDTICEPLEGNYCIEKIEHTCKHAVEHSKCKPGQYITQRGTAATDTVCGDCVGETYSDGSFTSCQPHTQCQLKGLKEIRPGTNSSDAECEERSTVPFKLALSAGIVVFLLGVGAGILIYFKITRKFPILEFIALRTSGGPG; via the exons ATGAAAAGCTTCACCGCAGAGAATGCTGTTTTCATATTGAGAAGATATCATGTAACAGCAATAgttctgtttcactgcattCCACCCTCCTCTACTCCATGTGCAATAGCTGAATATGAAGTGGATGGGGAATGTTGTCCCATGTGTTCCCCTG GCCAATACGTGTCCAAGCATTGCACGGAATACAGTAGTACATCCTGTGTGGAGTGTCCTGTATCAACTTTCATTGATAAACCAAGTGGCCGAAATAATTGCATGCTTTGTGCAATCTGTGATTCAA GAAATGGTTTAAGAATAAAGGAGGAGTGCATCTCCATTTCAGACACCATTTGCGAACCACTTGAAGGAAATTACTGTATTGAGAAAATCGAACACACCTGTAAACATGCTGTTGAACATTCAAAGTGCAAACCTGGGCAGTACATCACACAAAGAG GAACAGCAGCTACAGATACTGTatgtggtgactgtgttggtgaaacATATTCAGATGGTTCATTCACTTCctgtcagccacacacaca ATGTCAGCTTAAGGGACTTAAGGAAATAAGGCCTGGAACTAATTCATCAGATGCCGAATGTGAAGAAAGAAGTACAGTTCCTTTCAAACTTGCCCTCTCAGCTggcattgttgtttttctacTTGGAGTGGGAGCAGGCATCctcatatattttaaaataacaagaAAATTTCCAATTCTAG AGTTCATTGCTCTCAGGACATCAGGAGGGCCAGGATGA